Genomic segment of Candidatus Dependentiae bacterium:
CTTTTTGCCATATTTTAAGTCCTTATTTTTCTACAATGCCTAAAACATCATCTTCTTTTAATACTAGAAACTTTTCCCCAGCCTTGGTTCCAGCATATTTTCCAAAGAAAACAGTATCCCCAACTTTAACTTGCATAGGTATAAATTCGCCTTTTTCAGTCCTAAGACCAGATCCAGTAGCCATAACTAAACCAGTTTGTGTTTCTTCTTTTGCTGTATCTGGAATATAAAGTCCACCAGCTGTC
This window contains:
- a CDS encoding co-chaperone GroES codes for the protein MFEKFRPLNNNVWIKRIEEETKTAGGLYIPDTAKEETQTGLVMATGSGLRTEKGEFIPMQVKVGDTVFFGKYAGTKAGEKFLVLKEDDVLGIVEK